DNA sequence from the Acidobacteriota bacterium genome:
GGAGATGATCCTGTTGGCGGCGGCCCATACGCGCGTCCTGGCCGTCCTCCACCAGCCCAGCGCCGCCGCCGCCCTGCGGTGGCTCCTGAGGAACCAGTTCCGCTCCCCCCTGAGGGCGGGGATCTTGAAGGGGATCCTCACGGCCGTGTCGATCCCGACGTTGTGCCCAAGGTGCAAGCTCCCCGTCGAGGTTCCGGGGCGGTCCGGCCGGACCTACGGCCTCCAGACGCGCCAGGGTTGCGAGGAGTGCCTCGCATGGGAATCCTTGCCCACGGAGGAGATCCTGGAATGGCTCCCCATGGGCCCCCCGGCCATCGGGAGGATCGGACAGGAAGGAGAACTCGGCGACATGCATCACGCGGTCCTCGAGCAGGGAGGCGTGCCTCTCGCACATCGGGTTCTCCTCCGCGCCCAGGAGGGGGTCCTCGATGGCCAGGAGGCCCAGGAATACCTCCCTTGAGACGATTCTCAAAGTCTGAACGGGCCTTGACTTGGAGAAAAACCGGGCAGTATAGTTCGAGTCAAACAGGGGAGGAATGAGGATGACCAAGACCGAACTGATCAAGAAGCTCGCCGAGGTCACGGGCCTGCCTCAGAAGGACGTGCGGGCGGTGCTCGAGGCGCTCACGGACTCGAGGCCTGGAAAGGGGATCGTCAGCACCCAACTCCGTCAAGGCCGCAAGGTCATCATCTCCGGTTTCGGAACCTTCCATGTGCGCGAGCGGCGGGCCCGCCAGGCGAGAAACCCCAAGACCGGCGGCAAGGTCAAGGTCCCCAAGCGGGTCTACCCTGCTTTCAAGCCATCGAAGACCTTCAAAGACTCCCTGAAGGGCTGATTGAACCAACCCCTGGGGCGGAGGGCGGTCACCCTCCGCCCCCGGCTTCCTCCTCCTCCCCGCCGGCTCCTCAGGACAGTTTCGACGACATCGTGCGGTCTGCCCCCGCCCCGCCCCCACCCCGGGTCCGTCTCGCCCCGGCCCTCCCC
Encoded proteins:
- a CDS encoding HU family DNA-binding protein, with protein sequence MTKTELIKKLAEVTGLPQKDVRAVLEALTDSRPGKGIVSTQLRQGRKVIISGFGTFHVRERRARQARNPKTGGKVKVPKRVYPAFKPSKTFKDSLKG